In Gemmata obscuriglobus, a single genomic region encodes these proteins:
- a CDS encoding macro domain-containing protein has translation MDLRVVEGDLLDQDVEVIVNAWNRNVIPWWLLIPQGVSRAIKRRAGRGPFREVARNGAIPLGGAVETGAGDLPFKAIIHVAGINLLWRASEWSVRESVRNALALATGRGYRSVALPLIGAGSGGGKADRVQAWMLDELRRTEFDGTVVVVRYKPSGPNAPA, from the coding sequence ATGGACCTGCGCGTCGTCGAGGGGGATCTGCTCGATCAGGATGTCGAGGTGATCGTTAACGCCTGGAACCGGAACGTGATCCCGTGGTGGCTGCTCATCCCGCAGGGGGTGTCGCGGGCCATCAAGCGGCGTGCCGGGCGTGGGCCGTTCCGCGAAGTGGCCCGCAACGGCGCGATTCCGCTCGGCGGGGCGGTCGAGACCGGGGCCGGCGACCTGCCGTTCAAGGCCATCATTCACGTCGCCGGGATCAACCTGCTGTGGCGCGCGTCGGAGTGGTCCGTCCGGGAGTCGGTGCGCAACGCGCTGGCCCTGGCGACAGGGCGCGGGTACCGATCCGTGGCCCTTCCGCTCATCGGCGCCGGATCGGGCGGCGGTAAGGCCGATCGGGTGCAAGCGTGGATGTTGGACGAACTGCGGCGGACCGAGTTCGACGGAACGGTTGTCGTCGTGCGGTACAAGCCGAGCGGCCCGAACGCGCCCGCGTGA
- a CDS encoding xylulokinase, protein MAEQLRCVSPHAIIVGYDFSTGGVKALAFTVGGQTCAAIRLTTDLWTEGGVSELNLMQLEGQARAATRALTKALDGGGDNGAIAACGISATHHTAGRIDWTGNQVRRAICWNDQTLGKYHAEGLARLGGQERAKELTGGPWAVRYSLSHLVKDEAALSEADWKRTDLILPHGPLAAGYLTGRFNATSVSSAASTGLMDLRTNQWRREMLDALAKPELRELAWDCLPDIIDMNEPVGPLSESVALDAGLPAGVRPLVFPTLDDQAAGLIGGGAVEAGQVAIILGNSAVVNSSSARLPQSGTLDAMKLNWGPYLWMRCYSNGALFLDEVAGKDWFKVEEAANVPPLCGGTSVLPFLLSEPSVGVDAPRIEWSPSVPENRAVKVRACVEALAFLLARAVKEHESAGQVVTRITVSGGMAKSQLMCEVLASVLNRPLERLVSDEGPALGAAVGALAGLESHLRKQQGIAEPYTAVDAVAAMVKFRDRVHPRPEWAAAYAGGLETFERWLEGRRPC, encoded by the coding sequence ATGGCCGAACAGCTTCGTTGTGTCAGCCCGCACGCGATCATCGTCGGGTACGACTTCAGCACCGGCGGCGTGAAGGCGCTCGCGTTCACCGTGGGCGGCCAGACCTGTGCGGCGATCCGCCTGACAACGGACCTCTGGACCGAAGGCGGCGTCTCCGAATTGAACCTGATGCAGCTCGAAGGGCAAGCCCGCGCCGCTACTCGCGCGCTCACGAAGGCTCTGGACGGCGGCGGGGACAACGGTGCGATCGCCGCGTGCGGCATCTCCGCCACGCACCACACAGCCGGGCGAATCGATTGGACCGGCAACCAAGTTCGCCGGGCGATCTGCTGGAACGACCAGACGCTCGGCAAGTATCACGCCGAAGGGCTCGCGCGGCTCGGGGGCCAGGAGCGCGCGAAGGAGTTGACCGGCGGCCCGTGGGCCGTGCGGTATTCGCTCTCGCACCTCGTGAAGGACGAAGCGGCGCTGAGCGAAGCGGACTGGAAACGAACCGACCTGATTCTGCCGCACGGGCCGCTCGCGGCCGGCTACCTCACCGGCCGCTTCAACGCGACCAGCGTTTCGTCCGCCGCGTCCACCGGCCTGATGGACCTGCGCACGAACCAGTGGCGGCGGGAGATGCTCGACGCACTCGCGAAGCCCGAGTTGCGCGAGCTGGCGTGGGACTGTCTGCCCGACATTATCGACATGAACGAACCGGTCGGGCCGCTCTCGGAGTCGGTCGCACTGGACGCGGGGTTGCCGGCCGGGGTGCGGCCCCTCGTGTTCCCGACGCTCGACGACCAGGCGGCCGGGCTCATTGGGGGCGGCGCGGTCGAGGCCGGCCAGGTGGCGATTATTCTCGGCAACTCTGCGGTGGTGAACTCGTCGTCCGCCCGGCTCCCGCAATCGGGCACGCTCGACGCCATGAAACTCAACTGGGGGCCGTACCTCTGGATGCGGTGCTATTCCAACGGGGCGCTGTTCCTCGATGAGGTCGCGGGCAAGGACTGGTTCAAGGTCGAAGAAGCGGCGAACGTACCGCCGCTGTGCGGCGGCACGAGCGTCCTACCGTTCCTGCTCTCCGAACCGTCGGTGGGCGTGGACGCGCCGCGAATCGAGTGGTCCCCAAGCGTACCCGAGAACCGCGCGGTGAAGGTGCGGGCGTGCGTGGAGGCCCTGGCGTTCCTCCTCGCCCGGGCGGTGAAGGAACACGAGTCCGCCGGTCAGGTGGTGACGCGCATCACGGTGTCTGGTGGGATGGCGAAGAGCCAGTTGATGTGCGAGGTGCTCGCGAGCGTACTGAACCGGCCGCTCGAACGGCTCGTTTCCGACGAAGGGCCGGCGCTCGGGGCCGCGGTCGGCGCGCTCGCGGGGTTGGAGAGCCACTTGCGGAAGCAACAGGGCATCGCCGAACCGTACACCGCGGTCGACGCGGTGGCCGCGATGGTGAAGTTCCGCGACCGCGTCCACCCGCGGCCGGAGTGGGCCGCGGCGTATGCCGGCGGGTTGGAGACCTTCGAGCGTTGGCTCGAAGGCCGGCGGCCGTGCTGA
- a CDS encoding VIT domain-containing protein — protein sequence MNEPEPRPTDDPLADLLGATAKDAPEVDRAFLDRLRARSCAAFEAAGPAAPATHHQPKPKTMFSLRWIATAAAAVLVAGLVTAYWIATQQPAPEPPPREQKFVFEDKLTDDGRIGKVADAQGVVAVKPVQAERWSPVQAGLMLKPGDWVRTDARGANAAAVKLLKSAQLVVGPHSLVELVTTNKIHLLNGELEVSATEAAPVELTGPDKQTVTVKSRQLFRIEKEKLVRTEHEPRWLQGFRGTATTESVGSLIAKVDGRNVPLTVGYHHVTVDIRDQIARTTIEESFVNTTGDVLEGVFHFPLPQDASISGFGMWIGDKLVEADVVEKQRAREIYEEILREKRDPGLLEWAGGNIFKARVYPIPGRSEKRIKITYTQVLPLQGNRYRYSYALQSELLKQHPLRELKIDVTVNSAAPLKGVSSPTHPARVRTTEHSGRVEFAAQEYTPTRDFEAVVEVEPGRPDVVVVPHRRGDDGYFMVQLTPPGAAADWERPLVPGGTPIRLLVVADTSASMDKSQRANQTALLNALLGALTPKDTVNVAACDVGCEWVFEKPVPAAPANVAAVQQFLEKRSALGWTDLDQAFASALKMTEPGTHVVYLGDAVPTTGNADPVAFAQRLRRLYEGKTGTFHAVALGSSYEPAALKAIGSLGGGSVRRVSADRPPQATALDLLTEIAAPSLRDLKVEFRGLRTARVYPEVLPNVPAGTQQILLGRYLPEGKDQSGEIVVTGTLGGKPVRYTSKVALKDAEQGNSFVPRLWARMHLDALLEQGRTENVRQDVIALSEEFNIITPYTSLLVLETDADRERFAVKRQFQMRDGERFFADGRDNAAFELRQKQMRLAAEYRTALRRRVLSELESLGRNAHAFHRPRPDLRAFAQYDVAGLGGGVFQTEVDQPGYSMNSYAGLGVAVDDLTTDGSRLAEFGKADREPHFLKFLEDRERPVLRGLNDAEANPLGYFDGFDISPRTDYSQMASDLGKRLLGENGRTGLYSGNLLITGDHGLTDGLETNTPFNAWTLGLRLDMPTGTTIDRDGLLELKGRAPAAQPYYANPYSRYERRVRPTPLSWVGTLFPRLTSIPHTPKEPKSLWPAPVVALSQSLLRANKLAQLKGGIVVTRQSDTFDSRGELSGRRSGTELVSPGAWLARTAPDGGQVTVEWCDAKERGVYVTGFQLGSVRPSHPNDLKRPSLGLTDHSLSALHIVYARMVPAVETIAKDRALLVLKEPEHPDYETRVLIDTEHRVVLSVESRHKNKVTGQTRFSDFIEAGGQWWARRVETLNADERRTALTTQTVTAVPDADFARALARELEGRAKVQFLRAPLPSVTDAKKRAAEGKATFDDRAVLTLHFAATQQWDRAATHLQELEKLAPRKVGVRWLKDAFLLAARRHEELRQRLLAEAAALVATDDPDTRANDYALAEHLISTAVQMLQADERLALNDRLLKVYERQPAHLGAVKSWRNRRLGLLEETRQADQARVLAKEIATDYPRDHSAQYRYVQMLAGSGDYAAAYAWLDRVLAPEVKWDHPQYEYTLREQYAHLLRQQGRYRDLADYLGAWVEGSPESESPYARYLSALVWSSRSERAEALTAQWMREAQKEGELPPAVAARLGAAVNFALGRGHELSTNRPDERWNAPLAEVATFFVRRDDQLGLVASILNLSRFGSTDTGRALRKQFAEKFVRSIDALSLARVSFLLDYLLPHADTDGATWQAVAAALRKRWEAEKEPHRKHQIGQQVARALTALEGGGLLDFRRRQLETAAEGYRSRYAQQLFDALLERDWTPAAEDELFSLLDTLSDGDEPAGVLFTKVAALHRLTDVITEHRFRALMKAVEKPEQLPRTELLKKQEEARKAARTGFADRLRKEAAKQPKPFADWITAERVWLDVQLDRDLKSAADDCWAIVARPVTKRTPHPAEGNNLAAMLDEMLHARAVVTLEHLAARKGADPALVERLVKYVDRQTADAPDAPRWRGEKYRLYIALDRSNELEAELVRWTTGPESENRWRLALGYLLAERGKVADAIRQLEAVERADELPASAHRSLIEWYTAENRRADADRARTAVYQTTDEYQLSALLNAYLGPWRVSGGPLPTTLAPEVLEIFKVLFAKSSAPQNYLSQLQQFYGASRDFRLLRALPDAVVGHTAERVYPFLQGMSGVLGEVRDEAVADELIARLAEVRKSAKTPVDQRALDLLELSVERRAADLHNQPGPHTETALAALQRAFKREWAAGEPRLMADFLAHLGAVPQPALAAEQLRQFEALHRDAPQGSYDRFHIATRYASALSAHARTPGAIDVLSAALDEFEEASGGVLPNSANDAIATLVWMHSNAKHYDRAEGVLRTRLKHPVHLEQQRWLTNQLFDLYQTALSNRGTVSLGEGATLYRALEAKLLAELTEADQNHRSGTIGRLMQLYRTAHNLQIDQASDDLRTSAFTRLPKLLREQVTNHYSTLGSIAGTLGDVIGPREALRFVLDRADEEPEWARYTDQNTWSQFRDALARWREQAKPLGDLEPRLLKLVLAELRRDLRSRAVRSRTGYDKRYSYFWTDKGDEFARVAEEVLAEQKGSGAAAEYVAEYLFWGLPHEAKAVAVLLAAYEQKLLSESGRSQLADYLHRRERFAESVPVLLALVADRPDQLAYRTRLMHAYFRTGRHAELHALLKATDTHFHEKDRWTESALAAVAYSCLENRLFEQAVTYYQELIPKRQGGAARRGTGDSELSRYYSEAARAYAALGKTREAVDMASGAVVTWGPHHEQRERALTAVVEVLAGAPDLAGYLAWLDREPLQSAVIRKAVGRAFIQKNDHARAVPHLRLAAELQPDSNTYELLLTCFDNIGLQTEAVQLLLDAVEVSRRDAKLYEQLGRRYAQLDRPAESERANTSIVEALPNESEGHARLAEVRERQGRWADAVAHWKRVAELRALEPTGLLKLGAAQVEAKEFAAATGTLKKLRSRTWPQRFNEVDNQIRELQQKLDARSQK from the coding sequence GTGAACGAACCCGAACCCCGGCCGACCGACGACCCGCTCGCCGACCTGCTCGGCGCGACCGCAAAGGACGCTCCCGAAGTGGACCGCGCGTTCCTGGACCGACTGCGCGCGCGATCGTGCGCCGCGTTCGAGGCGGCCGGACCGGCCGCCCCCGCAACACACCACCAACCGAAGCCCAAAACCATGTTCTCCCTTCGCTGGATCGCCACCGCCGCCGCCGCGGTGCTGGTCGCCGGCCTGGTCACCGCGTACTGGATCGCGACCCAGCAGCCCGCGCCCGAACCGCCGCCCCGGGAACAGAAGTTCGTTTTTGAGGACAAACTGACCGACGACGGGCGCATCGGCAAGGTGGCCGACGCCCAGGGCGTCGTCGCGGTGAAGCCGGTGCAGGCCGAGCGCTGGTCGCCGGTTCAGGCGGGCCTGATGCTCAAACCCGGCGACTGGGTCCGCACCGACGCCCGCGGCGCCAACGCCGCAGCGGTGAAGTTGCTGAAGTCGGCGCAACTGGTCGTCGGGCCGCACTCACTCGTCGAACTCGTCACGACCAACAAAATCCACCTCCTCAATGGCGAACTTGAGGTCAGCGCGACCGAGGCCGCGCCGGTGGAACTAACCGGTCCCGACAAGCAAACGGTCACCGTAAAGTCCCGGCAGCTCTTCCGGATCGAAAAGGAGAAGCTCGTTCGCACCGAACACGAGCCGCGCTGGCTGCAAGGGTTCCGGGGCACCGCAACGACCGAGTCCGTCGGCTCGCTGATCGCCAAGGTCGACGGCCGCAACGTGCCGCTCACGGTCGGGTATCACCACGTCACCGTGGACATCCGCGACCAGATCGCGCGGACGACCATTGAGGAATCGTTCGTCAACACCACCGGGGACGTTCTGGAGGGCGTGTTCCACTTCCCACTGCCGCAGGATGCCTCGATCTCGGGGTTCGGCATGTGGATCGGTGACAAGCTCGTCGAGGCCGATGTGGTGGAGAAGCAGCGGGCGCGCGAGATCTACGAAGAGATCCTCCGCGAGAAGCGGGACCCGGGCCTGTTGGAGTGGGCCGGCGGGAACATCTTCAAGGCGCGCGTGTACCCCATCCCGGGCCGCTCCGAGAAGCGCATCAAGATCACCTACACGCAGGTGCTCCCGCTCCAGGGGAACCGCTACCGGTACAGCTACGCCCTTCAGAGCGAGTTGCTGAAGCAGCACCCGCTGCGCGAACTCAAGATCGACGTGACGGTCAACTCCGCCGCCCCGCTCAAGGGCGTAAGTTCGCCCACGCACCCGGCCCGCGTCCGCACGACCGAGCACTCGGGCCGCGTCGAATTCGCCGCACAGGAGTACACCCCGACCCGTGACTTCGAGGCGGTGGTGGAAGTCGAGCCGGGGCGCCCCGACGTGGTCGTGGTGCCGCACCGCCGCGGCGACGACGGGTACTTCATGGTGCAGCTCACGCCGCCGGGCGCCGCGGCCGACTGGGAGCGGCCCCTCGTTCCCGGAGGCACGCCGATCCGGTTGCTGGTCGTCGCGGACACCTCCGCGTCGATGGACAAATCCCAGCGCGCGAACCAGACCGCCCTTCTGAATGCCCTGCTGGGCGCGCTGACCCCGAAAGACACGGTTAACGTCGCCGCGTGCGACGTGGGCTGCGAATGGGTGTTTGAAAAGCCGGTGCCGGCCGCGCCCGCGAACGTCGCCGCGGTCCAACAGTTCCTGGAGAAGCGGTCGGCGCTCGGGTGGACCGACCTCGATCAGGCGTTCGCGTCGGCGCTCAAGATGACCGAGCCCGGGACGCACGTCGTTTACCTGGGCGACGCGGTCCCCACGACCGGCAACGCGGACCCGGTCGCGTTCGCCCAGCGGTTGCGGCGCCTCTACGAGGGCAAAACCGGCACCTTCCACGCGGTCGCGCTCGGCAGCTCTTACGAGCCCGCGGCGCTGAAGGCGATCGGCAGCCTGGGCGGCGGATCGGTGCGCCGCGTGTCCGCGGACCGGCCCCCGCAGGCCACGGCGCTCGACCTGCTCACGGAGATCGCGGCCCCGTCGCTGCGCGACCTGAAGGTCGAGTTCCGCGGGTTGCGAACCGCCCGCGTCTACCCCGAGGTGCTGCCCAACGTCCCGGCCGGGACGCAACAAATCCTGCTCGGCCGTTACCTACCCGAAGGCAAAGACCAGAGCGGAGAAATCGTCGTGACCGGCACGCTCGGCGGGAAGCCGGTGCGGTACACATCGAAGGTGGCGCTCAAGGACGCCGAGCAGGGCAACTCGTTCGTCCCGCGCCTCTGGGCGCGGATGCACCTCGACGCGCTGCTCGAGCAGGGGCGCACGGAGAACGTGAGGCAGGACGTGATCGCGCTGAGCGAGGAGTTCAACATCATCACGCCGTACACGTCGCTGCTGGTGCTGGAAACGGACGCCGACCGCGAGCGGTTCGCGGTGAAGCGCCAGTTCCAGATGCGGGACGGCGAGCGGTTCTTTGCCGATGGGCGCGACAACGCGGCGTTCGAGCTGCGCCAGAAGCAAATGCGGCTCGCGGCCGAGTACCGCACCGCGCTGCGCCGCCGCGTGCTGTCGGAACTCGAATCACTGGGACGAAACGCGCACGCGTTCCACCGCCCGCGGCCGGACCTACGCGCTTTCGCCCAGTATGACGTGGCGGGCCTGGGGGGAGGCGTTTTTCAGACGGAAGTCGATCAGCCTGGCTATTCGATGAACTCATACGCAGGGCTCGGGGTGGCCGTTGATGACCTCACGACCGACGGAAGTCGACTCGCAGAATTCGGAAAAGCGGACAGGGAGCCTCACTTCCTGAAGTTTCTCGAAGACCGTGAACGTCCTGTCCTGCGTGGGCTGAACGATGCCGAAGCAAACCCTCTCGGTTACTTTGACGGCTTCGACATAAGTCCACGGACCGATTACTCACAAATGGCGTCAGATTTGGGCAAAAGGCTTCTAGGCGAAAATGGCCGAACGGGGCTGTATAGCGGGAATCTATTAATCACAGGCGACCACGGACTGACTGACGGCCTCGAAACCAACACACCGTTCAACGCGTGGACGCTCGGGCTCCGTCTCGACATGCCCACTGGAACGACAATCGATCGGGACGGTCTCCTAGAACTCAAGGGGCGTGCACCAGCCGCACAGCCGTACTATGCGAACCCGTACTCTCGCTACGAGCGCCGCGTCCGGCCGACACCGCTTTCGTGGGTCGGCACGCTCTTCCCGCGACTCACGAGCATCCCGCACACGCCGAAGGAACCGAAATCGCTCTGGCCCGCACCCGTCGTTGCTCTGTCCCAAAGCCTGCTCCGGGCCAACAAGCTGGCCCAACTGAAGGGCGGGATCGTCGTCACCCGCCAGAGCGACACGTTCGACTCCCGCGGCGAGTTGAGCGGGCGGCGCAGCGGCACGGAACTCGTTTCGCCCGGCGCGTGGCTCGCCCGCACCGCACCGGACGGCGGTCAGGTTACGGTCGAGTGGTGCGACGCAAAGGAGCGCGGCGTGTACGTCACCGGGTTCCAGCTCGGCAGCGTCCGCCCCTCCCACCCGAACGACCTGAAGCGACCGTCACTCGGGCTGACCGATCACTCGCTCTCCGCGCTGCACATCGTTTACGCGCGCATGGTCCCCGCGGTGGAAACCATCGCGAAGGACCGGGCGCTTCTGGTTCTGAAGGAACCGGAACACCCGGATTACGAAACCCGCGTGCTGATCGACACCGAGCACCGGGTGGTGCTCAGCGTCGAATCGCGGCACAAGAACAAAGTGACCGGCCAGACCCGCTTCAGCGATTTCATTGAGGCCGGCGGACAGTGGTGGGCGCGACGGGTGGAGACGCTTAACGCCGACGAGCGCCGCACCGCCCTGACGACGCAAACGGTGACCGCAGTTCCGGACGCCGACTTCGCCCGCGCGCTGGCCCGGGAACTGGAAGGGCGGGCAAAGGTCCAGTTCCTCCGCGCGCCGCTGCCGTCGGTCACCGACGCGAAAAAGCGGGCTGCGGAGGGGAAAGCGACCTTCGACGACCGGGCCGTGCTCACGCTGCACTTCGCGGCCACGCAGCAGTGGGACCGCGCGGCGACTCACCTGCAAGAGTTGGAGAAGCTCGCACCCCGAAAGGTCGGCGTGCGGTGGCTCAAAGACGCGTTCCTGCTCGCCGCCCGACGGCACGAAGAACTCCGCCAGCGGCTCCTCGCCGAGGCCGCGGCGCTCGTCGCGACCGACGACCCGGACACCCGGGCCAACGATTACGCCCTGGCCGAACACCTCATCAGCACCGCGGTGCAGATGCTCCAGGCCGACGAGCGGCTCGCACTCAACGACCGGCTTCTCAAAGTCTACGAGCGGCAGCCCGCGCACCTGGGGGCGGTGAAGAGCTGGCGCAACCGGCGCCTCGGGCTACTCGAAGAGACCCGCCAGGCCGATCAGGCGCGCGTGCTCGCAAAGGAGATCGCGACCGATTACCCGCGCGACCACTCCGCGCAGTACCGGTACGTTCAGATGCTAGCCGGCAGCGGCGACTACGCAGCGGCATACGCCTGGCTCGACCGCGTGCTGGCCCCGGAAGTCAAGTGGGACCACCCGCAGTACGAGTACACGCTCCGCGAGCAGTACGCGCATCTGCTCCGGCAGCAGGGTCGGTACCGCGACCTCGCCGACTACCTCGGCGCCTGGGTCGAAGGGTCACCCGAAAGCGAGAGCCCTTACGCCCGGTACCTGTCGGCGCTGGTGTGGAGCAGCCGGTCCGAACGGGCGGAAGCCCTGACCGCGCAATGGATGCGGGAGGCGCAGAAGGAGGGCGAGTTGCCCCCCGCGGTGGCGGCCCGGCTCGGTGCGGCGGTCAACTTCGCACTCGGGCGCGGCCACGAACTGTCCACGAACCGGCCGGACGAACGGTGGAACGCCCCGCTCGCCGAAGTGGCCACGTTCTTCGTCCGCCGCGACGACCAACTCGGCCTCGTCGCCAGCATCCTGAACTTGTCGCGGTTCGGCTCCACCGACACCGGCCGGGCACTGCGTAAGCAGTTCGCGGAGAAATTCGTCAGGAGCATCGACGCCCTCTCGCTCGCGCGGGTCTCTTTCCTGCTCGATTACCTCTTGCCCCACGCCGACACCGACGGGGCCACGTGGCAAGCCGTCGCCGCGGCGCTGCGCAAGCGGTGGGAGGCCGAGAAGGAACCGCACCGCAAGCACCAGATCGGGCAACAGGTCGCGCGGGCGCTGACGGCCCTCGAAGGCGGCGGGTTGCTGGACTTCCGGCGCCGCCAGCTCGAAACCGCCGCGGAGGGGTACCGCTCCCGGTACGCCCAGCAACTGTTCGACGCCCTCCTCGAACGCGACTGGACGCCGGCCGCCGAAGACGAGCTGTTCTCCCTGCTCGACACGTTGTCCGACGGCGACGAGCCGGCGGGCGTGCTGTTCACCAAGGTTGCGGCGCTGCACCGGCTCACGGATGTGATCACGGAACACCGCTTCCGGGCGCTCATGAAGGCGGTGGAGAAGCCCGAACAATTGCCCCGCACGGAGCTACTCAAGAAGCAGGAAGAGGCGCGGAAGGCCGCGCGAACGGGCTTCGCGGACCGGCTCCGCAAGGAAGCCGCCAAGCAGCCGAAGCCGTTCGCGGACTGGATCACCGCCGAGCGCGTGTGGCTGGACGTGCAACTCGACCGCGACCTCAAGTCCGCGGCCGACGACTGCTGGGCGATCGTGGCCCGGCCCGTGACGAAGCGCACACCGCACCCGGCCGAGGGCAACAACCTCGCCGCAATGCTCGACGAAATGCTGCACGCGCGTGCGGTCGTGACGCTGGAACACCTCGCGGCCCGCAAGGGTGCCGACCCGGCGCTCGTCGAGCGGCTCGTGAAGTACGTCGACCGGCAGACCGCGGACGCCCCGGACGCGCCGCGGTGGCGCGGCGAGAAGTACCGGTTGTACATCGCCCTCGACCGCTCGAACGAACTGGAAGCCGAACTCGTCCGCTGGACCACCGGCCCGGAGTCCGAGAACCGCTGGCGCCTCGCGCTCGGCTACCTGCTCGCCGAACGCGGGAAAGTTGCGGACGCGATCCGACAACTGGAAGCGGTGGAGCGCGCCGACGAACTCCCCGCCTCCGCCCACCGGAGCCTGATCGAGTGGTACACGGCCGAGAACCGCCGCGCCGACGCCGACCGGGCGCGGACCGCGGTCTACCAAACGACCGACGAGTACCAGCTCAGCGCACTGCTGAACGCCTACCTTGGTCCGTGGCGCGTTTCGGGCGGCCCGCTTCCCACCACGCTGGCCCCCGAGGTGCTTGAAATCTTCAAGGTGCTGTTCGCGAAGTCGTCCGCTCCGCAGAATTACCTTTCACAGTTGCAGCAGTTCTACGGCGCGTCGCGCGACTTCCGTCTGCTTCGGGCGCTGCCCGACGCCGTCGTCGGGCACACCGCGGAGCGCGTGTACCCGTTCCTCCAGGGGATGAGCGGCGTGCTGGGCGAGGTGCGCGACGAGGCCGTCGCCGACGAACTGATCGCACGCCTCGCCGAGGTGCGCAAAAGCGCCAAAACGCCGGTCGATCAGCGCGCCCTCGATCTGCTGGAACTGAGTGTGGAACGCCGGGCCGCGGACCTGCACAACCAGCCCGGACCGCACACCGAGACGGCGCTCGCGGCGCTTCAGCGGGCGTTCAAACGCGAGTGGGCGGCGGGTGAGCCGCGGCTCATGGCCGACTTCCTCGCCCACCTCGGCGCGGTCCCGCAACCGGCGCTCGCGGCGGAACAACTGCGGCAGTTCGAAGCGCTCCACCGCGACGCCCCGCAGGGTTCCTACGACCGGTTCCACATCGCGACCCGGTACGCCAGCGCACTTAGCGCGCATGCCCGCACCCCGGGCGCTATCGATGTTCTTTCCGCCGCGCTCGACGAATTCGAGGAAGCCAGTGGTGGGGTGCTGCCGAACTCCGCGAACGATGCGATCGCGACACTCGTGTGGATGCACTCCAATGCCAAGCACTACGACCGGGCCGAAGGCGTCCTCCGCACCCGGCTGAAGCACCCGGTTCATTTGGAACAGCAGCGCTGGCTCACCAACCAGTTGTTCGACCTGTACCAGACCGCGCTGAGCAACCGCGGGACCGTCTCGCTGGGTGAAGGCGCGACGCTGTATCGGGCGCTGGAAGCCAAGCTGCTCGCGGAACTGACCGAAGCGGATCAGAACCACCGGTCCGGCACGATCGGGCGACTGATGCAGCTCTACCGCACCGCGCACAACCTCCAGATCGATCAGGCGAGCGACGATCTGCGGACGAGCGCGTTCACCCGGCTGCCGAAGCTGCTCCGCGAGCAGGTCACGAACCACTATTCGACGCTCGGGAGCATCGCCGGCACGCTCGGCGACGTGATCGGGCCGCGCGAGGCGCTCCGGTTCGTTCTGGACCGCGCCGACGAGGAACCCGAATGGGCACGGTACACGGACCAGAACACCTGGAGCCAGTTCCGCGACGCGCTCGCGCGGTGGCGGGAGCAGGCGAAGCCGCTCGGCGATCTCGAACCGCGCCTCCTCAAATTGGTGCTAGCCGAACTGCGGCGCGACCTGCGTTCGCGCGCGGTCCGCAGCCGTACCGGGTACGACAAACGGTACAGCTACTTCTGGACCGACAAGGGCGACGAGTTCGCACGGGTCGCGGAGGAGGTGCTTGCGGAGCAAAAGGGCTCCGGCGCCGCGGCCGAGTACGTCGCCGAGTACCTCTTCTGGGGCCTGCCGCATGAGGCGAAGGCCGTCGCGGTGTTGCTCGCGGCTTACGAACAAAAGCTGTTGAGCGAATCCGGCCGCTCGCAACTGGCGGACTACCTGCACCGCCGGGAGCGGTTCGCGGAGTCGGTGCCGGTGCTACTCGCACTGGTCGCCGATCGCCCCGACCAACTCGCATACCGCACCCGGCTGATGCACGCGTACTTCCGCACCGGGCGCCACGCCGAACTGCACGCGCTGCTCAAGGCCACCGACACGCACTTCCACGAGAAGGACCGGTGGACCGAGAGCGCGCTCGCGGCGGTCGCGTACAGTTGCCTGGAGAACCGGCTCTTCGAGCAGGCGGTCACCTACTACCAGGAGCTGATCCCGAAGCGCCAGGGCGGCGCCGCCCGCCGCGGCACCGGCGACTCTGAGTTGTCGCGGTACTACTCCGAGGCGGCCCGCGCCTACGCCGCGCTCGGCAAGACCCGTGAGGCCGTCGATATGGCGAGCGGGGCGGTGGTGACGTGGGGTCCGCACCACGAGCAGCGGGAGCGGGCACTGACCGCGGTCGTGGAGGTGCTGGCCGGCGCGCCGGACCTGGCCGGCTACCTCGCGTGGCTCGACCGGGAGCCGCTCCAGAGCGCCGTGATCCGTAAGGCCGTGGGCCGGGCGTTCATCCAGAAGAACGACCACGCGCGAGCGGTCCCGCACCTGCGACTCGCGGCCGAGCTACAGCCCGACTCGAACACGTACGAGTTGCTCCTCACGTGTTTCGACAATATCGGGCTCCAGACCGAGGCCGTGCAACTGCTGCTGGACGCGGTCGAGGTGTCGCGCCGGGACGCGAAGCTGTACGAACAACTCGGCCGCCGGTACGCGCAACTGGACCGCCCCGCCGAGTCCGAGCGGGCGAACACGTCGATCGTGGAAGCTCTACCGAACGAGTCCGAGGGGCACGCGCGGCTGGCCGAGGTGCGCGAGCGACAGGGCCGCTGGGCCGACGCCGTCGCGCACTGGAAGCGGGTCGCCGAGCTGCGTGCGCTCGAGCCCACCGGGCTGCTGAAGCTGGGGGCGGCGCAGGTCGAGGCCAAAGAGTTCGCCGCCGCCACGGGAACACTCAAGAAGCTCCGCAGCCGCACCTGGCCGCAGCGGTTCAACGAGGTCGACAATCAGATCCGCGAGCTACAGCAGAAGCTCGACGCGCGATCACAAAAGTAA